In Macrotis lagotis isolate mMagLag1 chromosome 8, bilby.v1.9.chrom.fasta, whole genome shotgun sequence, a single genomic region encodes these proteins:
- the GNAT1 gene encoding guanine nucleotide-binding protein G(t) subunit alpha-1, with protein sequence MGAGASAEEKHSRELEKKLKEDAEKDARTVKLLLLGAGESGKSTIVKQMKIIHQDGYSLEECLEFIAIIYGNTLQSILAIVRAMTTLNIQYGDSARQDDARKLMHMADTIEEGTMPKEMSDIIQRLWKDTGIQACFDRASEYQLNDSAGYYLSDLERLVTPGYVPTEQDVLRSRVKTTGIIETQFSFKDLNFRMFDVGGQRSERKKWIHCFEGVTCIIFIAALSAYDMVLVEDDEVNRMHESLHLFNSICNHRYFATTSIVLFLNKKDVFTEKIKKAHLSICFPDYDGPNTYEDAGNYIKLQFLELNMRRDVKEIYSHMTCATDTQNVKFVFDAVTDIIIKENLKDCGLF encoded by the exons GGGCTGGTGAATCTGGAAAAAGCACTATCGTTAAGCAGATGAA AATTATCCATCAAGATGGTTACTCCCTGGAGGAGTGCCTGGAATTTATAGCCATCATTTATGGCAACACACTGCAGTCCATTCTGGCCATTGTCCGGGCTATGACAACCCTCAACATCCAGTACGGAGATTCGGCCAGACAA GATGATGCAAGGAAGCTAATGCATATGGCAGACACCATTGAGGAAGGCACAATGCCCAAGGAAATGTCTGACATCATTCAACGGCTGTGGAAGGATACAGGCATCCAGGCCTGCTTTGACAGAGCCTCTGAATACCAACTCAATGACTCTGCAGGATA CTACCTCTCAGACCTGGAGCGACTGGTGACCCCGGGTTATGTGCCCACTGAGCAAGATGTGCTGAGGTCCCGAGTCAAGACAACAGGCATCATTGAGACCCAATTCTCCTTCAAGGATCTCAACTTCAG GATGTTTGATGTGGGTGGCCAAcgctcagagagaaaaaaatggatacaCTGCTTCGAAGGTGTCACCTGCATTATCTTCATTGCTGCTCTCAGTGCCTACGATATGGTGCTTGTGGAAGATGATGAAGTG AACCGGATGCATGAGAGTCTCCACCTGTTCAACAGCATCTGTAACCATCGTTACTTTGCTACAACCTCCATCGTCTTGTTCCTTAACAAAAAGGATGTTTTCACCGAGAAGATTAAGAAGGCCCATCTCAGCATCTGCTTCCCTGACTATGATG GCCCCAACACCTATGAGGATGCAGGGAACTACATTAAGCTACAATTCCTGGAGCTGAACATGCGGCGAGATGTGAAGGAGATTTACTCACACATGACCTGCGCCACAGACACCCAGAACGTCAAGTTCGTCTTTGACGCGGTCACCGACATCATCATCAAGGAGAACTTGAAGGACTGCGGTCTCTTCTAA